Proteins from a single region of Ziziphus jujuba cultivar Dongzao chromosome 1, ASM3175591v1:
- the LOC107431529 gene encoding polycomb group protein FERTILIZATION-INDEPENDENT ENDOSPERM, with product MAKFSLGSEPVVGSLTPSKKREYRVTNRLQEGKRPLYAVVFNFIDSRYFNVFATVGGNRVTVYQCLEGGVIAVLQSYIDEDKEESFYTVSWACNTDGTPFAVAGGINGIIRVIDAGTEKIHKSFVGHGDSINEIRTQPLKPSLVVSASKDESVRLWNVQTGICILIFAGAGGHRNEVLSVDFHPSDIYRIASCGMDNTVKIWSMKEFWTYVEKSFTWTDLPSKFPTKYVQFPVFIASVHSNYVDCNRWLGDFILSKSVDNEIVLWEPKMKEQSPGEGTVDILQKYPVPECDIWFIKFSCDFHYNAAAIGNREGKIYVWELQSSPPVLIARLSHTQSKSPIRQTAMSFEGSTILSCCEDGTIWRWDAMATS from the exons ATGGCGAAGTTCTCTCTAGGCAGCGAACCAGTGGTGGGTTCGCTAACACCCTCGAAGAAGAGAGAGTACAGGGTCACCAACAGGCTCCAAGAGGGAAAGCGTCCTCTCTACGCTGTCGTTTTCAACTTCATTGATTCTCGTTACTTCAACGTCTTCGCCACCGTCGGTGGCAATCGG GTGACTGTATACCAATGTCTTGAAGGGGGTGTCATAGCTGTGTTACAGTCTTACATTGATGAAGAT AAGGAAGAGTCTTTTTACACTGTGAGCTGGGCCTGCAACACAGATGGAACTCCATTTGCTGTGGCTGGGGGAATCAATGGTATAATTCGAGTCATTGATGCTGGCACTGAGAAGATACATAAG AGCTTTGTTGGCCATGGTGACTCAATAAACGAAATAAGGACTCAACCATTGAAGCCATCGCTTGTGGTTTCAGCAAGCAAA GATGAGTCAGTTCGGCTATGGAATGTTCAAACTGGAATATGCATTTTGATATTTGCTGGAGCTGGTGGTCACCGCAACGAGGTCTTGAGTGTG GACTTCCATCCTTCAGACATATATCGCATTGCAAGTTGCGGCATGGACAATACTGTCAAGATCTGGTCAATGAAGG AGTTCTGGACATATGTAGAAAAATCTTTCACATGGACGGATCTTCCATCGAAATTTCCCACAAAATACGTACAATTTCCT GTGTTCATAGCCTCTGTCCATTCAAATTATGTTGACTGTAATAGGTGGCTTGGTGATTTTATCCTTTCAAAG AGTGTCGACAATGAAATTGTGTTGTGGGAACCTAAAATGAAGGAACAGTCTCCAGGGGAG GGAACAGTCGACATCCTACAAAAGTATCCAGTTCCAGAGTGTGATATTTGGTTCATAAAGTTCTCCTGCGATTTCCATTATAATGCTGCGGCTATAG GGAACAGAGAGGGAAAGATTTATGTTTGGGAACTTCAATCCAGCCCACCAGTTCTTATTGCAAG GTTGTCTCATACTCAGTCAAAATCTCCAATAAGACAGACTGCCATGTCCTTTGAAGGAAG CACCATCTTGAGCTGCTGTGAGGATGGGACGATTTGGCGCTGGGATGCCATGGCGACTTCTTAG
- the LOC107431706 gene encoding uncharacterized protein LOC107431706: MESILARALEYTLKYWLKSFSRDQFKLNGRTAQLSNLDINGDALHSSMGLPPALNVTSARVGKLEIVLPSVSYVQVEPIVVQIDRLDLVLEENPDADESRSTSSSHSSSSLAKGSGYGFADKIADGMTLEVQTVNLLLETRGGGRRQGGATWASPLASITIRNLLLYTTNENWQVVNLKDARDFSTNKKFIYVFKKLEWESLSIDLLPHPDMFMDDNFARFQEGRNQRDDDGAKRVFFGGERFIEGISGQAYITVQRTELNSPLGLEVQLHITEAVCPALSEPGLRALLRFLTGVYVCLNRGDVDSKAQQRSTHAAGRSLVSIVVDHVFLCIKDAEFQLELLMQSLLFSRACVSDGGNDNNLTKVMIGGVFLRDTFSRPPCTLVQPSMHAASECPVNVPDFAKEFCPPIYPLGEQEWQLFVGVPLLCLYSLQIKPSPAPPRFASQTVINCQPIMIHLQEESCLRISSFLADGVVVNPGVVLPDFSVNYFIFILKELDISVPLDPVQLSNSTGNGDGVSNSFAGARLYIENLFFSESPLLKLRLLSLEKDPACFCLWEGQPVDASQKKWTARASQLSLSLETHTGLIGLQSSLDSVSGLWRCVELIDACVEVAMVTADGSPLIDVPPPGGIMRVGVACEQFLSNTSVEQLFFVLDLYAYFGKVSEKIVLVGKNTRPKRNESSSGRLMDKVPSDAGVSLAVKNLQLRFLESSSMNIQGMPLVQFIGNDLFIRVTHRTLGGAIAVSSTLCWDNIEIDCVDTEGNLAHENGTVLTSKDNGVLLSGNGHPQLKAVLWVYKGRNRQLSADPFLDISVVHVIPLNAVDAECHSLNVSACISGIRLGGGMNYTEALLHRFGILGPDGGPGKGLSKGLDNLQAGPLSKLFKTSPLIIDGSEDGGSSGGGSENGGLHLGKPDDVDVSVELKNWLFALEGEHEMAERWWFYNHEDVGREERCWHISFRNLQVKAKSSPTHLLNGSSNKIQKYPVELVTLGVEGLQTMKPHAQKGINSAISPANGIRETSETFGGINLEVQVVISEDNVDEEMVKWIVENVKLSVKQPIEAIVTKDELQHLALLFKSEVDSMGRITVGILRLLKLEGSIGEAAMNQLSNLGSEGIDKIFSQEKLSRSNSVYSSGLPPPLSPPSLSLAGESPHSTLESTVALLEEAITDSQAKCAVLTTNLGGSESSMEHLATIKQLTQKLQSMNTLLMRLRTQI, from the exons ATGGAATCGATACTGGCTCGGGCCTTGGAGTACACTCTCAAGTACTGGTTGAAATCTTTCTCCAGAGACCAGTTCAAATTGAATGGTCGGACCGCACAGCTTTCCAATTTGG ATATAAATGGAGATGCTCTGCATTCGAGCATGGGATTGCCGCCGGCGCTGAATGTGACGTCGGCAAGAGTTGGAAAATTGGAGATAGTG CTGCCATCCGTGAGCTATGTACAAGTAGAGCCAATTGTCGTACAAATTGATAGACTTGATTTGGTGCTGGAGGAGAATCCGGATGCAGATGAATCTAGAAGCACAAGCAG TTCCCACTCATCCTCCAGCCTTGCAAAGGGTAGCGGTTATGGATTTGCTGATAAG ATTGCGGATGGAATGACTTTAGAGGTTCAGACTGTCAATCTTCTACTTGAAACTCGTGGAGGTGGTCGCCGCCAAGGAGGGGCTACTTG GGCATCACCTCTTGCATCTATAACCATACGCAATCTTTTGCTGTATACAACTAATGAAAATTGGCAG GTTGTAAATCTTAAGGATGCACGAGACTTCTCCACTAACAAAAAGTTCATATATGTATTCAAA AAACTTGAGTGGGAATCATTATCCATTGATCTCTTGCCTCATCCTGATATGTTCATGGATGATAATTTCGCTCGTTTTCAAGAGGGAAGAAACCAGAGAGATGATGATGGTGCAAAACGAGTTTTCTTTGGTGGCGAGCGTTTTATAGAAGGAATATCTGGACAAGCTTAT ATTACAGTGCAAAGAACTGAATTGAACAGTCCACTTGGGCTTGAGGTTCAATTACATATTACAGAAGCAGTTTGCCCAGCATTAAGTGAACCTG GATTACGTGCTCTTCTCCGCTTTTTAACGGGAGTATATGTCTGTCTAAATAGGGGTGATGTTGATTCGAAGGCTCAGCAG AGATCCACTCATGCGGCAGGGCGTTCTCTAGTCTCTATTGTCGTGGATCATGTATTTCTCTGCATTAAAGATGCTG AATTCCAGCTTGAACTTTTGATGCAGTCTCTCTTATTTTCTCGG gcctGTGTTTCTGATGGAGGAAATGACAATAACTTGACCAAGGTTATGATTGGTGGAGTGTTTTTAAG GGATACCTTTTCACGGCCTCCTTGCACCTTAGTGCAACCATCAATGCATGCCGCTTCAGAATGTCCTGTTAATGTCCCTGACTTTG CTAAGGAATTCTGCCCTCCCATATATCCTTTGGGAGAACAAGAGTGGCAGTTATTTGTGGGTGTCCCTTTACTGTGCCTCTATTCTCTTCAGATCAAGCCCTCTCCAGCTCCACCACGTTTTGCTTCACAAACAGTAATCAACTGTCAACCGATTATG ATTCATCTCCAGGAGGAATCCTGTTTGAGGATATCTTCTTTCCTAGCTGATGGGGTCGTAGTCAATCCTGGTGTAGTTTTACCAGATTTTTCTGTAAATTACTTCATTTTCATTCTCAAGGAATTAGATATTAGTGTTCCTTTGGACCCAGTCCAATTGAGTAATTCTACTGGCAATGGGGATGGTGTGTCAAACTCCTTTGCTGGGGCAAGGCTCTACATTGAGAACTTGTTCTTTTCTGAGTCACCTTTGCTAAAACTAAGATTACTGAGCCTGGAGAAGGATCCTGCTTGCTTCTGCCTTTGGGAAGGTCAACCGGTTGATGCTAGCCAGAAGAAATGGACTGCTAGGGCTTCTCAGCTTAGCTTGTCTCTTGAAACACATACTGGATTAATTGGGCTTCAGAGTTCTCTTGACTCAGTGTCAGGCTTGTGGAGATGTGTGGAACTGATAGATGCTTGTGTGGAAGTAGCTATGGTAACTGCTGATGGGAGCCCCTTAATTGATGTTCCACCACCGGGTGGTATTATGAGGGTGGGAGTTGCTTGTGAACAATTTTTGTCCAACACGTCAGTTGAACAGTTATTTTTTGTCCTTGATCTTTATGCATACTTTGGAAAAGTTAGTGAAAAGATTGTACTTGTTGGAAAAAATACTAGGCCAAAGAGAAATGAGTCTTCTAGTGGAAGGCTGATGGATAAGGTTCCCAGCGATGCAGGAGTAAGTTTAGCAGTGAAAAATCTTCAGCTTAGATTTCTTGAGTCTTCTTCTATGAATATTCAGGGAATGCCTCTAGTACAGTTTATTGGGAATGATCTTTTCATTAGAGTTACTCATAGAACCCTTGGTGGTGCAATTGCTGTTTCATCTACTTTAtgttgggataatattgagatTGATTGTGTTGACACTGAAGGAAATTTGGCACATGAGAATGGCACAGTGTTAACTTCTAAAGACAATGGTGTCCTGTTGAGTGGGAATGGACACCCTCAGCTAAAAGCTGTTCTTTGGGTATACAAGGGAAGAAACCGTCAATTAAGTGCTGATCCATTTCTAGATATTAGTGTGGTACATGTAATTCCATTGAATGCTGTAGATGCAGAGTGTCATTCTTTGAACGTGTCAGCTTGTATTTCGGGCATCCGCCTGGGTGGAGGAATGAATTATACTGAAGCTTTGCTGCATCGGTTTGGAATACTTGGACCTGATGGTGGTCCTGGGAAGGGGCTCTCCAAAGGGCTAGATAACTTACAGGCAGGACCATTGTCAAAACTTTTTAAGACATCACCTCTAATTATTGATGGTTCGGAAGATG GTGGAAGTTCAGGAGGGGGGAGTGAAAATGGTGGTTTGCACTTGGGAAAGCCAGATGATGTGGATGTCTCTGTAGAATTGAAAAACTGGTTATTTGCTCTTGAAGGTGAACATGAGATGGCAGAAAGATGGTGGTTTTACAATCATGAAGATGTGGGCAGAGAAGAGAGATGCTGGCACATATCTTTTCGGAATCTCCAAGTGAAAGCGAAAAGTAGTCCAACGCATTTGTTGAATGGcagttcaaataaaatacagaaATATCCTGTGGAATTGGTTACG CTTGGTGTTGAAGGCTTGCAGACCATGAAGCCCCACGCACAAAAGGGCATAAATTCAGCCATCTCACCTGCAAATGGGATTAGAGAAACTTCTGAAACATTTGGAGGGATCAATCTTGAAGTTCAAGTTGTAATATCAGAGGATAATGTTGATGAGGAAATGGTGAAGTGGATTGTAGAAAATGTGAAACTCTCAGTTAAACAACcg ATTGAGGCGATAGTGACGAAGGATGAATTACAGCACCTTGCTTTATTGTTTAAATCCGAAGTTGACTCAATGGGCCGAATTACTGTTGGAATTCTGCGGCTACTGAAGCTGGAGGGATCTATTGGCGAGGCAGCCATGAATCAACTTAGCAACCTTG GAAGTGAGGGAATTGATAAGATTTTCTCCCAAGAAAAGCTTAGCAGGAGTAATAGTGTCTACAGTAGTGGGCTCCCTCCGCCATTGAGTCCTCCATCATTGAGTTTAGCTGGTGAAAGCCCACATTCAACCTTGGAATCAACAGTTGCTTTGCTTGAGGAGGCAATCACAGATTCACAAGCTAAATGTGCTGTTCTTACCACCAACTTGGGTGGTTCAGAATCTTCCATGGAGCATCTTGCCACCATCAAACAACTTACTCAAAAACTTCAATCTATGAATACTTTGTTGATGCGGTTGAGGACTCAAATTTAG
- the LOC107431569 gene encoding protein CHLORORESPIRATORY REDUCTION 41, chloroplastic: protein MCQFCVPIPKLAMASTVLQALSHPNSHALNHLFQTQIPKTFTNPSQFHIHNPLRTHFFIKCTNSSASNPTPQPDFPTPNSETTTSSESFPIEKRRKSEIVRDRKSKSGLVKPEPPNFEIGWKRTKQIQLEKPKGFVIADFLEKLEVLMGREFGSKELLAKAGEIVAERAREEAEVLRDEGEVEDRLITELFRVLRLMEMDLAMVKAAAKEETLSERLEQAKARCRQTILVALSF from the coding sequence ATGTGTCAGTTTTGTGTTCCAATTCCAAAGTTGGCAATGGCTTCCACAGTCCTCCAGGCTCTCTCCCATCCAAACTCTCACGCTCTAAACCATCTCTTCCAAACCCAAATCCCAAAAACCTTTACAAACCCATCTCAGTTTCATATCCATAACCCTCTCCGAACCCACTTCTTCATCAAATGTACCAATAGTTCTGCTTCAAACCCCACCCCACAGCCCGACTTCCCAACTCCAAATTCAGAAACCACCACCAGTTCAGAAAGTTTCCCAAttgaaaagagaagaaaatctgAAATAGTCAGGGACAGGAAATCAAAATCTGGTCTTGTAAAGCCTGAGCCACCAAACTTTGAGATTGGTTGGAAGAGAACCAAACAGATTCAGCTTGAGAAGCCAAAAGGGTTTGTGATAGCTGATTTCTTGGAGAAGTTGGAGGTTCTAATGGGGAGGGAGTTTGGTTCCAAAGAGCTGTTGGCAAAGGCTGGTGAGATTGTTGCAGAGAGAGCAAGAGAGGAAGCAGAAGTGCTTAGAGATGAAGGAGAGGTGGAAGACAGACTGATAACTGAGCTTTTTAGGGTTTTGAGATTGATGGAGATGGACTTGGCTATGGTAAAAGCTGCAGCCAAGGAAGAGACATTGAGTGAGAGGCTTGAGCAGGCCAAGGCAAGATGCAGGCAAACCATACTTGTTGCTTTGTCTTTTTGA